Proteins found in one Candidatus Cloacimonadota bacterium genomic segment:
- a CDS encoding type III pantothenate kinase, with translation MMILFSNIGNTHIHLGVYQDDDLVNSWRLRSDKTKTEDESNIDRKDIFRVIISSAVPEITKLLKVILLLLPQVAYLNLWLIKLKTLTSLTRILLLKV, from the coding sequence ATGATGATTCTATTTTCCAATATTGGCAATACACATATTCATTTAGGCGTTTATCAGGACGATGACTTGGTAAACAGTTGGAGATTACGCTCGGATAAAACAAAAACCGAGGATGAAAGCAACATAGACAGAAAGGATATTTTCAGAGTGATAATATCTTCTGCAGTACCGGAAATTACAAAGCTCTTGAAGGTGATTTTGTTACTGTTGCCACAGGTGGCTTATCTCAATTTGTGGCTAATAAAACTAAAAACATTGACATCGTTGACAAGAATTTTGCTCCTGAAGGTTTGA